One window of Pieris napi chromosome 14, ilPieNapi1.2, whole genome shotgun sequence genomic DNA carries:
- the LOC125055788 gene encoding alpha-tocopherol transfer protein-like gives MPTPDYNVELDLGEPPPELQEYARRECGEDPNTRLQAIHELREMIYERGECTPQRMDDAFLIRFLRARNFIPQRAHRLMVNYYRFKDENPDLFENVYPLDFRNIGDANIISVPPYRDQDGRRLLLYRIGCWNTKTIAVDDLLKATIFALEIGVMEIRTQILGGVAMFDLEDIGIQHAWQVTPSLASKIVKLLVTSFPANTHAIHIINHSWVFDKMYNIFKPFLTRDMRSRIFFHGYDVTSLHKHIRPEYLPERYGGVWPDFNYTGWLESLKNNYTVAKEVLGCGYKFREEEIGSEVVRRLREEKIQLY, from the exons ATGCCAACTCCGGATTACAACGTGGAGCTGGACCTGGGCGAACCCCCTCCAGAACTCCAGGAGTATGCGAGAAGGGAGTGTGGAGAGGACCCTAACACCAGATTACAAGCAATTCATGAACTAAGGGAAATGATATACG AACGCGGGGAGTGCACGCCGCAGCGGATGGATGACGCATTCTTGATAAGATTCCTGCGAGCTCGCAATTTCATACCACAAAGAGCACACAGGCtg ATGGTCAATTATTACCGTTTCAAGGATGAAAACCCGGATTTGTTTGAAAATGTTTATCCACTTGACTTCAGAAACATTGGCGACGCGAATATTATATCCGTCCCGCCATACCGAGACCAGGACGGCAGACGGCTTTTGTTGTATAGAATTG GTTGTTggaatacaaaaacaatagcAGTGGATGATTTATTAAAGGCTACAATATTTGCACTGGAGATTGGTGTTATGGAGATTCGTACTCAGATTTTGGGAGGAGTCGCCATGTTTGACCTGGAAGATATTGGTATACAGCACGCGTGGCAAGTCACACCTTCTCTTGCATCTAAAATCGTCAAGCTGTTAGTG ACTAGCTTCCCCGCTAACACCCACGCCATACACATTATAAACCATTCCTGGGTCTTCGACAAAATGTACAACATATTCAAGCCGTTTTTGACAAGAGATATGCGATCTAGAATCTTCTTTCACGGATATGACGTCACATCTCTGCACAAGCACATCCGCCCAGAGTACTTACCGGAGAGGTATGGTGGTGTCTGGCCAGATTTTAACTATACAGGTTGGCTGGAGtctctaaaaaataattacaccgTCGCCAAAGAAGTTCTAGGCTGTGGCTATAAGTTTCGTGAAGAAGAAATTGGTTCGGAGGTTGTTAGGCGACTTCGTGAGGAGAAAATCCAGTTATATTAG